Within Candidatus Cloacimonadaceae bacterium, the genomic segment CGTTGCTCGTCTTTGTATAAAACAATATGCCATAATGAGATGGCTGCAAAGATTTGCCCATGGGAGAAGAGGGGGCGTCCCAAGCTATCCAATGTTTGAAGTTCGCAATGTTATTCAAGTATATAGCGTAATAAGTGAGCCACTTCGGGATGTTGTGAACAAAGATCGAGCCCGTGGGTTTGGTTACCCTTACCATCTCTGATATCCATAGCGAACACCATTTCAAGTATTCCTCAAACGCCAAACTGTCTTTATAACTGTTATATCCTTTCTTTAGGTTGAATGGCGGATCGGCAAATGTCATATCGATCGAATTGTCGGGAATCGCCTTGAATAGTTCGAGGCAGTCCCCCTCAATGATTTGATTTATACTATTAGTCATATTTTTTTGAGCACCCCATTGTTTCCTCAAGAAGTTTTCGAAATCTATCTATTTCATCCTCATGAAATGTAAAAACGTGATCATATGCTGAGACCATTCTTTCAAGGTCACCTTTTCTAACGAGCCATCCAATACCATCTACAAATCCCACGAACTTCGCGATTTTATGCCGGGCTCTAATAAGTTCCTTAATTGAGATTTCAGTTTTAGCCTTATCCCCTTGTCCCGAGGAAGTTGTAACTAAATACGAACATTCAACTATTAACCTCGGGGCGTTTTTATCTGGTATAATGAAGTCCATTCTACGCTTTGTAAAGGGAGAATCTATTACTATGTCTGTTAAATCACCTTTTTCGAAGCTTATACTCATTGAATCAAGAAGCCTTTCAAGAAGCTGCTCCGGATTATTGTCCTTTTTACCTGAATAACTTCCCTTCTCTTTGTATCGCACAATAGTATCCAATAACTGTTCAAGGTCAAAATTTAGTTTTCCCATTTTGAATTTCTGTAATTCAAATAGAGGTAATGTCTTAGCTAAATATGGAGTTGATGCTCCTTCGAAAAAGAGTCTGATAACTCCCTTTACAAAGTGTGTATTCGTTTTCAGCATCGACTTAACTCTATCCGTTTTCCATTCTATAATTTCATCAACTTCCTCTTTTGTACACCATGACTTCTTATACGTCAAATCGTTGAGTTCCTTATCATTAACTATTCTGATAAGCGTTATTATTCTCAAGAACAACTCATTGGAAACGCCTGTTAAAGCCTGAAGCGCCTTGAGACCGTACTCTTTTGTCCTTAGCAAGTCTTCAAATATTACAATAATATCTTCTTTCTTTTCTTTCCCCTTCAGGTTTTTGTGCAGTATAACCAAAGTTTCTCTAAGTGCCGTGATATTGGCTTCATTATGCTGTTCAAAAGTTGGGTTGTAATAGAAATATGTATTTTTGTTCTCCACAACAGCTATTCTCGGATCCTTTTTAGGCATTCATCTCTCCTTTTTTAAACATCAGAACATACTCATCTTTCATTGTATTCCTCATCCCACGTATTGGCTTCAACATGCTCTTTACCAGAGGCATGTTATATTTCTTAGCTGATTCAATTATCGTGTTTTCCAAACAAATCCCCCCTGTCTGATTTGTGTTTGAGCCAATCACCATAATGAAGAACTTACCGCATTTCAATATTCTGGATACTTCACTACATACCTTATCCATGTCGTTAAAATACAAATCCAGCTTTTCGCTACGGCTTTTTCCTTTCAGTCCAATCAGTTTTGTTCTAATTATCTCAGGATCATATCCAAGAAATACTAACTGATCGTAATCGTTCTCCATGTAATCTATGGCAAATGAATACGGCGGTGAAGTGATAACGCAGTCTATGGACGAATCCTCGATGTTCATGTTCATGGCGCATGGTTCAGAGACCATGTTCAGTTGGCCAATATGTAGTTCAGGATATAAAGGGTTGGTCAAAAAGTTCTTCATCGCTGTATGGTATTTTATGAGCACTTTTCCGAAAAGTTGTGGATGATCTGATTTTTTTACTCTTTTAGCATACCCCATGGCGTCTAAGTAGGCTAAAAAAGCAAGGTTATAGACTTTTTTCTTTTCCGGATCGGCGATATCATCCAATCGTGCCAACACGTTTCCTTTCTCAAAATACTCAAAAAGATCATAACGCTTGGGTGGAAGGTATTCTAACAACGATGGATCGATTGACAAGGCTTCATGTTTCGTCTGTATCATAAATTGACAAAAGGGGCTCACATCTATGGCAAATGAATCAAAACCCAGTAGGGCGGCTTCGATGTTTGTAGTGCCGCTGCCTGCCATTGGATCAAGAATCTTATCTCCGGCTTTAATACCCGTAATATTCATCAGAGCTTTGATCATCTGCGGATGAAACTTACCCCGGTAGGGAAAAAGCCCATGGCTCGCATATCCTGATGAAAACTGGTGACTTTCATCATTTACATAGTCATCGATGACACCATCAATGGCTTTGGAAAAAAGCTTGTAGTGTCTGGTAAGTTCGCCACCCACCGACTTGAAATATGCTGATCTATCAAGCAATTCCCTTTTCTCAAGTGAATGATACTCCATATATGATAGCTCAAGCTCAAATACCTCATTCACGCCAGGCAGAAGGTCAACCTGCCCCTGGAATAACCTGTCCGTCAATGACTGAATTTCTTCTAAAAGCACTTAATCTCCCGATCTTTATGTACAGCTCTAACTTGTGATCTATTGCTTGTCCTCAATAATAAAGAGGCTCACCAATGTATGGTTTTCACTCTGATGAAAATGCAGCTTTTTCGTCAAGAACAATGTTGTTAATCTCTCGAATATTGAGATGGCAATACTCCAGACCATATTGAAGTTTCAAATGATCTTTTCCTTGCAGCCAAACTGGAAAGCATACATGGACTCAGGGCAGGGAATAAATTGGGAATTTGGCAATTTGTGTGAGGATCAAATCGTTCATTCTGAAATAAGACTGATCAACGAATGGCTTCCGCAGCATCGGCATGCTGCGCTAACGCCTTTTTTAGCCGCGTTCAATTCATTGCAGGATACCGAGTTCATGGAGTTTTCGTGAGAGATTGCTTTGCTGGAGCTCGAGCGCTGCGGCGGTTTTGGAAACGCTGCCTTTGTGGAGTCTGAGTTGGGCACCGAGGTAGCGGAGCTCGAATTCGCGTTTTTTATCCGCGAAAGATGCGGGTTGATTCCAGAACGGGTCGTTTCCGGGGGAGGATGAGTTTACGCCGGCAAAGAGCAGTGCGTTGATATCTGAAGGATCGGGAGTTTTACTATCGCAGAGGAGATAGATGCGTTCGATGATGTTTCGGAGCTCGCGCACGTTGCCCGGATAATCTGGTTTTTGGAGGAGTTCGATTGTTTTGGGGTTGAATGTCTTTTCCTTCACCTTGAGCTCTCCGGCGATGATGCGGGAGAAGTGATTGAGGATCAAGGGGATATCGTCCTTGCGGTCGCGCAGCGGAGGAGTGAAAACCGGCACCACGTTCAGGCGGTAAAAAAGGTCTTCTCGAAATGCACCTGTGGACACCATGCCAGGCAGGTCTTTATTGGTGGCGGCAATGACGCGCACGTCGATACGCCTCGTTTCGTTTCCGCCCACGCGTTCAAATTCGCCTTCCTGGATCACTCTCAGGATTTTTGCCTGCGCAGCCAAATCCATATCGCCGATCTCATCGAGGAAGAGGCTGCCGCCATCGGCTTCCTCGAGCTTGCCTTTCTTGCGTTTGTCGGCTCCGGTGAAGGCGCCGCGTTCATAGCCAAAGAGTTCGCTTTCCACAAGCTCTCTGGGGATGGCGGCGGAATTGAACTTGACAAATGGTTTTTGCACGCGTTCACTGTGGGCATGAATGAGACGGGCGACGAGTTCTTTTCCAGTGCCGCTTTCGCCTTGAATGAGGATCTTGGCATTGCTGGGCGCGATCTTGGCAATGATGATCTTAAGCTCTTGCATGGCAGCGCTTTCGCCGATCATCGCCCAATCCAGAAGATACTGTTCCTGGAGGCTGAGCATTTGCCGGTTGAGGGCTTGGAATTCGAGCGCTTTCTTGATTGTGATCTTGACCTTGGGAAGGCTGAGTGGTTTCTCCAAAAAGTCGAAGGCGCCGATCTTGATCGCCTTGACGGCATCGCTGATATTGCTGTTTCCGGAGATCATGATCACTGGGACGGAGGGATCGCTTTTCTTGATCCTGCCGAGGATTTCGATGCCGCTGATGTCCGGAAGTTTGACGTCAAGGATCACGGCATGGGGTTCAAATTCTTCAAAAGTGAGCAGTCCTTCCCTTCCGGTGTTGCAGGTTTTGACCTGATAGCCTTCGTCCTCGAGGATGTCCATGAGGCTGCGGCAGATGTTCTTTTCGTCGTCTATGATGAATATTTTCATGTGTTTACCTTTTCGATGATGAGGTGGAATTCGCTACCCATGGCAGGTTTGCTCTTGGCGCGAACGATTGCTCCATTGGCTTCGCAGAGTCTTTTGACCAAAGCCAGTCCGAGTCCGGTGCCTTTGTTCTTGCGTGAGAAATAGGGTTCGAAGATGCGGTGCAGGTCTTCCACAGCGATGCCGGCGCCCTGATCTTTGATGTTGATGACGGCAAAGGACTTTTCCCGGTTGAGAATAATGCTGATCGGATGCTCCGGTTGGGAAGCGTCGATGGCGTTTTGCAAAATGTTCGTAATTATCTGGTAAAAATGGGTTTTATCGAAGCTGATGAGGTGATCCGTCTCAAGTTCGAGGATGATGTTATAATCCGCCATATAGGATTTGCAGATTTCGCGGATGCTGTCCGCTGGGTTGAAGGTTTCCTTGTGGGGTTGGACGATCTTGGCAAAGCTGGAAAAATCCTGTGCCAGGAGGCGGAGATTCTCCAATTCCTGATTGATGATGTCGATCGCCTCGGGGAGGATTTGATTAATTCTTTCAGGATCGTCCGCGAACCGCTCTTCGAGGCGCTGGATGCTGAGTTGGATTGGAGTGAGGGGGTTTTTGATCTCGTGGGCGAGGATGCGGGAAAGATCTTTCCAGATCATCTCTTTTTCCGCCACGAGTAAGCGTATTTGCACTGCCTCCAACTCGCGGGACATCACATTGAAGGAGTTTTTGAGCAGTTTCATTTCATGGATGCCGGTTTCGGGAAGATGCACGGAGAAATTGCCCCTGCGGATCTGTTCGGTGGCTTCCTTCAGCTCGCGCAGGGGTTTGCTGATGCGGGAAAGCACGATGATGAAGATCAGAGTGGAAAAGACGATCACCGTCAGCAGGATGAGGGCGCTGTTTATCCGCGTCTGAGAAAGGGTCAGGCTGAGGCTTCCCTTCGCCTGAGAGAAGGTGTCCGCGATGCGGTTGATGGCAAGCGAATCTTCAGGATTGGCGATTTTGAGATCGCGAAGTTCTCCAACCAGTTCGAGCCTGCCGATATCCTCTTTGAGCTTGTGCTGCATGGATTGAAATACATTGTTCAAAAGCGCGAATCCGCCGATGGAGATGACGATGTAGAGCAAGAGGATCCAGGTTCTCAAGCCAGCTCTGGCAAAACGCATCGATGCTTCCTTTTATGACAGGCGCCGCAGGTCAAAGACAGCGCTGACCGAGGGACGCCGGAATTTCCACAAGACGATCAGATCCACCCGGCGGTCGATCTGGTCAAAATGGACGGTTGGCAGCCAGGTTTCGAGCCGCACCTTCACTTCCCCCCAGCTTGTTTCGATCGGCAAAGAGCATTCCAGCAGCGAGACTTCCTCCAACATTGTCTGGTAGGATGAGGTGTGAGAGGTTCTGCCCGATCCGGATTGAATGATTTTGTAGCTGTTTGAGCGGGAATCGTATCTGACAACGTTGCTGAACGCGCGAGTGCCCTTGATCTTGCCTTTTGACCTGATCTCGACAGTATAGTTGACGGGAATCGGGGCACCGGATTTGAACACGTCCACAAAGTCGTTTTCAAACGCGCCGATCAGACGTGTTTCGAGCTGCAGATAGCTCTTTCCGGATACTCCTCTCAAAACGGACAGACTTGGATCATTGCCCGAATATGACGAAAAGAGGAACATCGAAAGGCTTGCCATCAGGGCAAGCGCCTTCGCCGCCAAAGCCTCAAGCATAGTCACCGCCTTGTTTTTTTATCTGTGGTGTCATTCACGCTTTCATGCAATTTTTGTCAAGCACCGGTTTGGCATAATGTGCCATCTTACAGGATCCTCTTCAGCGTGGCTATAAAGTCGTCGATATGTTCGGGGAGCGTGTTGAAATTGCACATCAGGCGCACTTCGTCGATGGCTTCGTCCCAAGTGTAGAAATGGTATTTTTCCTGAAGAGGAAGAATCATATAATGCGGCAGGATTACGAATAGGGAATTGACGACCACTTCCTGGGTGATCTTCACCGGCGGGATTTCGCTCAATCTATCTGCCAAGAGGCGTGTCATATTATTTGCCGCCAAGGCATTACGGCGCCATAGCTCTTGATCAAGATATGCCTGATATTGTGCGGCGATGAAGCGCATTTTGCTGAAAAGTTGGCTGCATTGTTTGCGATAAAATCTCATGTCGTGAGTGATGCGCGGCTGAAAACTGATCACTGCCTCGCCGAACAGGAGTCCGTTTTTGGTTCCGCCAAAGCTGACAATGTCCGCTCCCGCGTCTTTGGTCATTTCTTTGAGACCGCAATTTAGTGCCGCCGCTGCGTTTGCCAAACGCGCTCCGTCGATGTGCAGATACATGTCGTTGGCGTGGGCAAAATCCGCCAGAGCTTTGATCTCGTCGATGCTGTAAAGCGTTCCGTATTCGGTGCTTTGGGTGATGGAAAGGACGCGAAACTGGGAATGGTGCTGATCCCGGTTGCCGATCAGACGGGGTTTGATCAAATCGGGAGTGAGTTTCCCATCCGGCGTTGGAATTGGTTGCAGGCGCGCTTGGGTAAACTTTTGCACGGCGCCGCATTCATCCACATTGATATGCGAAGTGGCGGCGCAGGCGACGGCGTGGTAGGACTTCATCAAAGACTGGATGGAAAGGACGTTCGCGCCCGTTCCGGTGAGCATGAACCAGGCGTCACAATCGCCACCGAAGAGACGAACGATTGCGGCAAGGACTTCCTCGGTCAAAGGATCGTCTCCATAGGCGGGACAAAAACCGGTATTTGCCTGTTGCATCGCGGAAAAGACGGAATAATGCACTCCGCTGTGATTGTCGCTGCCAAAACTGACAGGAAACATATTTAACTCCTTAAAGTAGTGATTAAATTATCAAATCCGCGTCTGCTTCAAGGGAAGATCGTGCTTTTCAATCGGCAGGATTTCGCAAGCTATGTCGATGTGGGAAAGTTGCCCGGCAAGATACTCCAGCACCGGAAACTCGGTGTAAAAATGTCCGGCATCGATAATCGGGATGGGGCTGTCCAAAAGATTGTGATAGCTGATGTCCCCGCTGATCAAGACCTCCGCCTTGCGCGCGGCATCTTTGATCAAGGAATTTCCCGCTCCGCCGCAGATGGCGATGCGGTCAACCGTCATTTCCAGGCTTTTTCCCGCGTTCCAGATATTCAGATCGGGACAGCCAAGACGCTGCTTTGTATGCCTCGCGAGTTGTGCCAAAGTCATGGGAGCCTTCGCTTTGCAGAGTAAGCCCAAGCCCTGGGCGGGGTTGGAATTTGTCACCGGGAAATAGTAGAGCAGGGGCGTTTCAAAGGGATGGACTTGTTTGATGGCGGCAAGGACAGACTGCAGTGCGCCTTCGTCCACCATAAATTCGATTAATACCTCACGCGTCCGGCTCAGCTCTCCCGCTTTTCCGAGATAGGGATTGGAGCCTTTCAGAGGACGAAAACTGCCTTGGACGGACATCTTCGTGGAGCAGGAATCATAAGCCCCGATTCTTCCCGCGCCAGCAGTGGAAGCCGCTTTGAGGATTGCTTTGCCATGCTCGGAAGAAACGCTCACGCAGAGGTGAAACCACTTGCCGCCGCTTTCCATACTCAGATGATCCAATATCTCAAAATCCAGCTTTTCCGCCAACGCGTGGGATACTCCATAAGGCGCCACATCGAGATTGGTGTGGAGGCAGACGGCGGCGATCTGTCGCTCGATCAATTTTAGCAGCAGGGGATCAGTGATCTTTTTAAGTGCTTGAAAGATGAGCGGATGATGCGATAGGATCAGATCGGCGCCGGTTTCAATCGCATACTCCACGGCGCGTTGAGTGATATCCAGAGCGATCAGCGTTTTTTTCACCTCGCGTTTCGGATCCCCAACCATCAATCCCACGTTGTCCCAATCCAGCGCCAGAGAGAGAGGCGCGAAAGTCTCGATATGTTCCATCAAGTTGCAGATCAGCATCATATTCCCTTTTACTAATTCATCCACAGCAGCTTGGCAGTGGTGGTGCGCCCATGGATATCAATCGCTTTGATCAGATAGATGCCACTGCATTTCAGCTCGTTATCAAGAAACAGTTCATGGTTTTCAGGGTTGATGTCCCTTTGCGCAAGTTTCTGTCCGCGGAGATTATAGATGCAGATAGCGGATAAGGTTTGGGCAGATTTGATCCTCAGGCTTTGACCCTTCTTTAGCGGATTGGGATAAAAGCTCATCTTTGAAACAACCGGTATGAGAGGATCGGATATCTGAGTGGGGTTGAAAGCAAACAAAGAGGAGGTGGAAAGCGTCATTGGAGGATTTTGATAAGCGGGACTGATGCTGCTCGCGGTTGACCAGGAGATCTGTTCAAGCGAAGGAATATACTGGATCGCCATCAGGTTTGCCGGAACCCCCGCAGCGGCGGAAAGCATCTGCCATTGGCTATTTAGGCTCATATGCGGATTGGCTGTCAGAGCGTTGAAAATGTTTGTGTAGCGGTAGCAATATACTGGTTCAAAGAGCAGGCGGAAGTGATTGGTGGCGGCAATGTGATCCTGTGGCAAGCTTCCGTTTTGGCTTTGAGTGCGCATCACG encodes:
- a CDS encoding ATP-binding protein, which translates into the protein MRFARAGLRTWILLLYIVISIGGFALLNNVFQSMQHKLKEDIGRLELVGELRDLKIANPEDSLAINRIADTFSQAKGSLSLTLSQTRINSALILLTVIVFSTLIFIIVLSRISKPLRELKEATEQIRRGNFSVHLPETGIHEMKLLKNSFNVMSRELEAVQIRLLVAEKEMIWKDLSRILAHEIKNPLTPIQLSIQRLEERFADDPERINQILPEAIDIINQELENLRLLAQDFSSFAKIVQPHKETFNPADSIREICKSYMADYNIILELETDHLISFDKTHFYQIITNILQNAIDASQPEHPISIILNREKSFAVINIKDQGAGIAVEDLHRIFEPYFSRKNKGTGLGLALVKRLCEANGAIVRAKSKPAMGSEFHLIIEKVNT
- a CDS encoding DpnII family type II restriction endonuclease, producing the protein MPKKDPRIAVVENKNTYFYYNPTFEQHNEANITALRETLVILHKNLKGKEKKEDIIVIFEDLLRTKEYGLKALQALTGVSNELFLRIITLIRIVNDKELNDLTYKKSWCTKEEVDEIIEWKTDRVKSMLKTNTHFVKGVIRLFFEGASTPYLAKTLPLFELQKFKMGKLNFDLEQLLDTIVRYKEKGSYSGKKDNNPEQLLERLLDSMSISFEKGDLTDIVIDSPFTKRRMDFIIPDKNAPRLIVECSYLVTTSSGQGDKAKTEISIKELIRARHKIAKFVGFVDGIGWLVRKGDLERMVSAYDHVFTFHEDEIDRFRKLLEETMGCSKKYD
- a CDS encoding beta-eliminating lyase-related protein, translating into MFPVSFGSDNHSGVHYSVFSAMQQANTGFCPAYGDDPLTEEVLAAIVRLFGGDCDAWFMLTGTGANVLSIQSLMKSYHAVACAATSHINVDECGAVQKFTQARLQPIPTPDGKLTPDLIKPRLIGNRDQHHSQFRVLSITQSTEYGTLYSIDEIKALADFAHANDMYLHIDGARLANAAAALNCGLKEMTKDAGADIVSFGGTKNGLLFGEAVISFQPRITHDMRFYRKQCSQLFSKMRFIAAQYQAYLDQELWRRNALAANNMTRLLADRLSEIPPVKITQEVVVNSLFVILPHYMILPLQEKYHFYTWDEAIDEVRLMCNFNTLPEHIDDFIATLKRIL
- a CDS encoding Nif3-like dinuclear metal center hexameric protein; this encodes MEHIETFAPLSLALDWDNVGLMVGDPKREVKKTLIALDITQRAVEYAIETGADLILSHHPLIFQALKKITDPLLLKLIERQIAAVCLHTNLDVAPYGVSHALAEKLDFEILDHLSMESGGKWFHLCVSVSSEHGKAILKAASTAGAGRIGAYDSCSTKMSVQGSFRPLKGSNPYLGKAGELSRTREVLIEFMVDEGALQSVLAAIKQVHPFETPLLYYFPVTNSNPAQGLGLLCKAKAPMTLAQLARHTKQRLGCPDLNIWNAGKSLEMTVDRIAICGGAGNSLIKDAARKAEVLISGDISYHNLLDSPIPIIDAGHFYTEFPVLEYLAGQLSHIDIACEILPIEKHDLPLKQTRI
- a CDS encoding sigma-54 dependent transcriptional regulator produces the protein MKIFIIDDEKNICRSLMDILEDEGYQVKTCNTGREGLLTFEEFEPHAVILDVKLPDISGIEILGRIKKSDPSVPVIMISGNSNISDAVKAIKIGAFDFLEKPLSLPKVKITIKKALEFQALNRQMLSLQEQYLLDWAMIGESAAMQELKIIIAKIAPSNAKILIQGESGTGKELVARLIHAHSERVQKPFVKFNSAAIPRELVESELFGYERGAFTGADKRKKGKLEEADGGSLFLDEIGDMDLAAQAKILRVIQEGEFERVGGNETRRIDVRVIAATNKDLPGMVSTGAFREDLFYRLNVVPVFTPPLRDRKDDIPLILNHFSRIIAGELKVKEKTFNPKTIELLQKPDYPGNVRELRNIIERIYLLCDSKTPDPSDINALLFAGVNSSSPGNDPFWNQPASFADKKREFELRYLGAQLRLHKGSVSKTAAALELQQSNLSRKLHELGILQ